ggggcccaaggtgctcagagatggctccagcctggctgccaaacaggcaggaactccattgtttaattaatcccatcaataggattgctgattggggattaaaggttgggttgaatacatgtatctgttaatttatgttaatgaagttctgtggctatatcagtctatgttttactacaataaactgttcattcctgctgtactcagttcaaggtagttgtgtctacttattgggtacacatagcagggttccaaggtgcgcatgctgactggtgctggaagtgattccggggacaacaggaggatacatgtgggtgatctctgggagttactacagctctcttggtgaacccgttacattggtggcaagcggcgggattgcctcctagtctgagggacacgtcctttgcaccgggatctatctccaggaaagagaatggaagtcagctacgcagagctgatcaagaggaattgtaaacgcctgaagctctggagggaggttctccacttggaaattatgtacaaggggaaaagcctcccaacctttgaggaaaggttttggctccagcggaagttgcggatgccgttcttggggaagcagcccaaagaggaatgggtggctgagctggaggtgctggtccagacagagctgaggttggacgatggatatcgggctctgcggtggtacgcagcacagatgtgcctggggctggaggataaaggtcccacagagggctatggcttcagcggcccgggattattattggaaattatagaaaaggatcccgacttcggtagtgcatcggagtgtcgggaggaagacatccaggagcgaagggaggaggatatcccatATGTGCCTAagctgtgggctgacctggattatttggtcacacaagaatgggaactggaacaggcatatcaagagttatttgaccatgtgcaacagtatgccccagtgaccatggatttcattgattttactgcgtggtcacctgaggatgttgacccagaaggggtggatgggactgagtcacagggttactggacagctaacccagatccgatagcggaactatgtgattgtacaccacaaccagatccagagactgtggatttaattgattttacatctgaggatgttggtccgggagggcttgcaattggcttcccttcccagcaaaaggaagaaggttttgtgggtgtagtagctggcactgcggtctccacaagcacccacccagcagaagagctgccatcggggcagagtgccgctggcatctgcctgctcctttccctgtttcccgagcctgaccacagcaaccttgtagggtccagtcaggcagccccagagactgtggtagttgatggggcTGCGGTTTCCACACCTGGGTGCCCGGAATGTTTGGCAGTTGGCCCAGATCTccgctccccagcagaagcgctggcaacagggcagagtgctgctgttctctgcccacccctcccccttgttcctgagtctgaccatgacgctcccgcagtgctcgctcagaccaccccagccgaaatactggcaacaggagagaggcaggacggcccctctctaccagcactggaggtgcccgcaaaccctataaaagagatttctccaggtcagagtgcagctggcctctgccctcccaCATTAGACGTCCCTCCACTAGAGGATGGTACGAAACCAGCACTTGGGGACACgtatcccatacaggtggatgagactgtggttgccacctgtggtccccagaattgctgggcagctggctcggatccccaacccttgattgaaggggcccctgccaccctgtcatctccccagcggctgagaagactctagagagaaggtgcagttggcaattctctccagcggcagttaTATTTTTCGGGAGAGCCAGAGGGCAGGCGGGTGAGTACTGCTGTTTTGTCACATTGTgttggggagtaccaatttgtggctggcagtgatggtccagatatacagactgacttcagagtcaaacagtgtggggtcttatcagacgtcagtctcccccagaaaaaggagatatgtgatggagtgtgtgacggaactgtccatcactggggcccctggagaggactgaaagcaagcctgctacccgcagattatggaccctgtctccctgccttttgccagccccctgcatccacaactccaggagcgacggagctgtgctgtcggactgaactggatgcagacccggtttgggtctggccccagttcagtcttatttttaaaaggggagatatgtgacagaatgacctgtcatacaggggcccaaggtgctcagagatggctccagcctggctgccaaacaggcaggaactccattgtttaattaatcccatcaataggattgctgattggggattaaaggttgggttgaatacatgtatctgtaaatttatgttaatgaagttctgtggcaatatcagtctatgttttactacaataaactgttcattcctgctgtactcagttcaaggtagttgtgtctacttattgggtacacatagcagggttccaaggtgcgcatgctgactggtgctggaagtgattccggggacaacaggaggatacatgtgggtgatctctgggagttactacagctctcttggtgaacccgttacattaatttttaatcccatgatcccttaaatttagccaacggtagagggaggcaatttttgaaatcctgatgaactgcaaatattattaaaatcagccatttagcctgtgcggtacgtgagtaaccatctcatccctggagctccttgcatttttactgcaaaacttattttttttctccctttaccatcatttctttgggattgtaaggggaaagaatggtgtgtgctactgtgagtgaatgtatagaaagtatggtgtgtgcttctgcgagtgaatggagatatgaaaggtctatgaatgatcagtaattagggttgaagccttgacgtggcattactgctcatgtaggaagttaaattatggcacaaaaagtacacatttgcaagaactacaccccttggcgcatcaaatgaggggctgtatgtgtttctagtacaaacctggagtgcgctagacacaaatgaacatgtcgctatggatagagaaaacatattttctagccaaagcgacatattccatcattatttgtgcactcaacttttgtcctagaaatacatgtagcccctcatttgaagctccaaggggtgtagtttcttaaaatgggtgaattgtctgaatgagggagagcatgagttaatgtgtggatgaattgtctgaatgagggagagcatgagttaatgtgattgtgtgtatcatagatgtataattgtggaaaggcaaagatggcactagcaggatgtttgagccttggggaccgagatggcacaggccgggtgtatatgggacaaagatggcaaatcgtatgtgtgttatctgggtgctggccaggttctatgtggacagtgtgTACGCCAGAGgttgctttggggtgtgcaacctgtgatctatgcctgtaatttagggggttttaaatatacctttaatgttgtgtttttatgtgaattccaattgatctgtacgtgcaaagctgggtttctgtgttattctttagatccatatctgctatgctatgtttccatacattatttatgtatacctgcaaatacagggtttgtacgtcttgttcagttgattaatacctgtaatgctgtttccatgtatttatttgatctatacctgcgatgctacatttcatatattattattgtatacctgcaaatacaggatttgtatgtctgattctgtttatttgatatataccttcagtgctgagatcacaagtgaatttaaattgatctatacatgcaaagctgggtttgtgtgttaatgtgttgatctatacctgctatcggcagcagggactaatattaatatatatcggcaactggggctaatattaatatatatgggcagcaggggctaatatatatacatcagcagcaggatctaatattaggccctgaaatcatttcgtgcaaaagttaaggtattgtgttgtttaaaggatttcaaggattagtcgtactaaattgtggcttcaggcttcccatgttgaatgatcaagtattgtattgtccaataacaaaagtatcatttcatagcacattacttttggcaatatatatatatatatatatatatgtgtgttttttcagtggtatgatttaatggtggaaattattaatgcccccccagtttgactgtggtatcttgtgtgccccccctatatattgtttctagagtcgccactggttacagtatctcacaaaagtgagtaaacccatcacatttttgtaaaaatttgattatatcttttcatgtgacaacccagaagaaatgacactctgctacaaagtAATGAGTGTAGAGCCTGTATAAgtataaatttgctgtcccctcaactataactcaacacacagccattaatgtcttaaccttggcaacaaaagtgagtacactcctaagtggaaatgtcccaattagccatttcccttCCTCGGTATCATGTgcctcgttagtgttacaaggtctcgggtgtgaatggggagcaggtgtgttaaatttggtgttatcgctcttacactctctcataccagtcactggaagttcaacatggcacctcatggcaaagaactcagAGGATCTGAACAAAGAATTGTtgttctacataaagatggcctagctataagaagattgccaagaccctgaaactgagttGCAGCActgtgggcaagaccatacagtcgtttcacaggacaggttccacttcgaacaggccttgccatgtcgaccaaagaagtttagtgcacatgctcagcgtcatatccagaggttgtctttgcattgctgcagaggttgaaggggtggggggtcagcctgtcagtgctaaGACCATACGCCACACaatgcatcaaattggtctgcatggctgtcgtccgagaagaaagcctcttctaaagatgatgcacaagaaagcccacaaacagtccaaggacatggattactggaaccatgtcctgtggtcagatgagacaaagataaacttatttggttcagatggtgccAAATGTGTGTGGCAgaaaccaggtgaggagtacaaagacaagtgtgtcttacctacagtcaagcatgatggtgggagtgtcatggtctgggcctgcatgagtgctcccggcactggggagctacagttcattgagggaatgccaacatgtactgtgacatattgaagcagagcatgatcccctcccttcgaaGACCGGCCGCAGGCCAGTATTCCAAAATGataacaaccccaaacatacCTCCAAGACGGCCActaccttgctaaagaagctgagggtaaaggactggccaagcatgtctccagacctaaaccctattgagcatctgtgcggcatcctcaaatggaaggtgggggagcgcaaggtccccaacatccaccagctccgtgatgtcatcatggaggagtggaagaggactccaatggcaacctgtgaagctctagtgaactccatgcccaagagggttaaggcagtgctggaaagtAATGGTAGTCACACAAAATACAATTTGgatatttccacttaggggtgtactcacttttgttgccaaggtttagacattaattgTCAGGCTCATCAAATCACAGCCCTTACTGGATGTTgtccagagcgcaggagtgATAGAAACACACTTCAAAAATGAGACACAAGCGGAATGATTGGTTATGGGTATAGTAAACAAATGAAAGCAGACATCTCACCATATGCAGCAGAGTAGGAGGAATATCATGTATACAGATAGTTAGATGTATACAGAAGTCCAGGTAAGTATCCAAAAGAGTCTGGAACAGGTAGCAAGAAAAAGGGGGATATCTAGTAGGAAGTCCAGGTCAAACAGGTAACAGGCtggcaaaagggtaaatccaaaAGGCAGCCCGGGTCAAAAGGTAACAGGCAGGTAAATCCAATAGACAGATCCCAAGTCTGGCATAAACTGTAGCTCCAAAGAATTTAATAAACTCACAGCGCTGAtactgggaggcagggatataaagcctgttcattaggtcaggtgtgagtggtctaggcttcaggtgagggaggcagggtaatagcataacaaaacacagctgaacagaaatacacagcacattCATTATAGCAAACGAAGTGTAAAACTTTAACTATCCTGCAGTCAGGATAGAATCctgacattaatggctgtgagtTGAGtgatttttaagggaacagaaAATTTagactgttatacaggctgtacactcactactttacattgtagcagagtgtcatttcttcagtgttgtcatatgaaaagatatattaagatatttacaaaaatgtgaggggtgtactcacttttgtgagatactgtatatatcctGTTAAGAGGAAAAAGGAAACACTGACCAATGTGTGATTACAGGAAAGGGTGTGTGAGTGTTATTTTATGGGTTTGAAATGgtgtcaaaataaaatactaaattgataatatatattacagagGTTACTTTACTTATATGGATCTTGTTTTGTAGATTATGCTGAATACAGAGTTGGATGAGAGTGCCAAACCTTAGCTCACCAATGCCATGCTTTGATCAAGCTCATCAGGTATACATGTCCTCACAAGTTTCTTTTTAGGTGTAATAACAGAAAGGGAAACATGCcaacaaatattttacttaagTCATTTCATCTTAATAACTCTACACAAACTATCAGCTAGTTTTAATGTGTACTGGGGCAACTTTCGCACATGGTTTCTAGTaacacacctgaccattacactttCTCTGTCAGCTTACAGGAAAGGTGCATAAGCTGTGAGTGTTAGAACAAATTCTAAGTCCTCAGTCATAAGGGACACTTGGTTTGAGGATGGCATATAAGTTTGTAAATCACAAAGCAATTAATGTACACATGCAATTTTGTACTTGaaataacaaacatttttgtttttgaaatcatTCTTGTCTGTATGTCACAGAGAGCAGGTATCTTAGCTGAAATTATATATTCCATTATAGTAATTATTTCTTCAGATTTGGTGGAAGTTGATATGTCCTAGGTATCAAAAGGCAAAGTACAGGGAAAAGGCTGCTTAGTGCACATAATTTTCAGCACAGTTTTCTTCTCATTGCAGCACTGCTAGCCCCTGCCTAATAGCAGCCCATTTAATATGGTATTGCTGATTTACACAGAGACCACAATCTAGAGTATTTGTGTATTGGAGATTTAGGAGTGATTGAGAAGAGGAACATCATTTTTTCAGTTTGTGTCTAAACCTTTTGTGTATCAGAAATGatattatacaaaatgtattaacaaATCATTCACTTATGTTTATTTGATAAGTTTATTAACAtgctaaaatgtattacatcaATGAAGATCTATTTAAAacttaacacacatttacaaataattGCATCACAGACAGTTTTAATAAAACTCAGCAAGATGGCTAAACTTGATTACTTGCTCTAGCAACCACATTAgtttaatatttcaaaagaaatgtaatgtttaGAATAAAATACTTATGATAGACATGTAGTCTGAAATATATTTAGCTTCAGCATAGAGAGATAACTGGTAAATACATGCATTGATACACGCATGTGATAAAATTATATGATTTAAATCTAATCAGTAGTCAATGCAGGCATGTGCATTCTATAACATGCATATAGTATGATCACTAATCAGTACAGCACTATCATGATATGtagatatgtacatatgtatgtagatgcaagtgaaaaaaaaaacatattaaatggaaatcaagtatataataataaacatatatttttgaaaaatagcttTGTGCATGATCATTGATTCTGCAGTTCAAGAGATCATAACCTGTAAACAGAAGATAATAAACAGTTAATAATGTGAGATAAATAAAACAGTGTGTGGGTATTACTTTTAGTGGTCTGCAATGCTGAAAGCTGGTGTCAATAGTATCATCATATTACAATTACTATACtggtattataattatttttcagagGTGATTTTATGGGGCGTTTTATACATTATGGTGCATGTAAAGATGGGTAATAGGGCCACACCCTGGTCTGTCCCACAAACCCCACACagaaagggacattccagccataATATGTACTTGAATACATATGCTAGCAGTGTGGTCACTTTAAATTTTCGTGTTGGCCGTTTTGCAAATGTATGAGGGGGCATTTGCCTCTTCCCTCACTCTCTTTGCACATTATATAATCACCTCCAGTAAAGTTTAGCTTTATTTTATGGATTTATCCCCTCCAAATCAGCGGAACCTAAAAAGGTACTGGTATTAAGTTTACCCAGCTCTAGGCAAAAGGGACAACCCACTCTTGTATATGTAGAGAAAGTGAATTATATACTGACATACATATTTTCAAATCATGATCTGGTTAAATATAGTGATCACAGCAACATCAGAGGGGTGTTTCTAATCTGGCATGATGTAATCAAGACGTGTATGTATGAACTAACAATAGCTTACCTTAAAATGACCAGAGTTTTAGGGTAATGATCATGTTGAATACTATGGCTTTGGCTGTTAAGACCCTCAGCCCGAGTACAGTAAGGGATGCTTTGTTAATCCTttcatctattaaaaaaaaaagggaaacattGGGTTTACTGATCACAATCATAATTTATGGTATGCATACAGAACTATTCTGGTGGTGCAGCCACATAGCAACCAGATGAATGTtactgctaattaatcaacttTTACTATTGTACACCAGAATTACGCTATAATCCTATTCCTCATTGTGTCTTCTTACATTGTTAAAAAGTTTTTGAAATTGAGAATTCAAACACCTCTTTTGCtatcccaaaaaaataatagtaacttGTAGGTAGATATGAAAATAGGCAGTTTTAATTAGCCATCTACATATTTTGTGCCCTCTGGTCCAGTAGATAGCCTCCTATTTTTGTCCCTTGACTACAAGCTCTtgtttggatgtttttctaaatatatcGTAAAATAGAATATAcggtatttcatttttaaataatgataaacTCGTATAGCAGAGATTACTTCTATAAgtaactaaaaacaaaatatgacatacacacatatacaaggaAGAATTGCACGCTAATGTcgtaatagttttaaaaaaacacagtttaccTGTTATAAAATCCTGCTCACTTAACGAGCATGTATGAGGCTCAATatctggggggaaaaacaacaaattttatatgaaataatccagttaaaaatgtaaattgtagcTCTCAGTGTATTATGAAATATGACACAAAATGTAACtttataaaatatcacaaaatcTGATGGCTAAGttaatcttattatttattacttacAACGCACAATAAGTTCTATTTAATACATAGGAATGATATTACAGGCCAGAATATAGtcaaattcatttaaataaaattaaaggctGTGTTTGCAGGGCTTTAGAACACAGGAAGACATCAGCCTCACAGTTCTTAAGTCTTCAAGAACACcttattgctgagtttttattGAGTTCTAGAGAACTGTTTTGAGAACCAGTGATAAACCAGATCAATACACTTCATGAATCATAACATACCTGTGTATTTCTCTGTTTCTATTTTGTCATTATTGTATTGTAGCTTGCACTCAAGCTGTTTTGAtagatcatcttcatcccacAAAACTGCACCATATCTCCAAAGTTTATTAGATCCATCCAGCATTAACGAACCAGTCAAATTCTTTTCTTTGGTGTTTACATGTGCTGTAATTTCTCCATCAGGAGATGGGAAGTCAGTTGCCAAACAGACAGCCTTTGGCGTTTCATCAGTTTGCTCATCTGCTTTTAGATGGTATAGAGAAGGCCTAGTATTTTCAATctctgtgaaaaataaaatatgcaggatgatcaatttatttttctatcagatattaaacttacatataaaataacatcGAATACTTTCCacaaatttcaaatatttatattcaacTTTGTTATTTTCTGTAGTGTAGACTACTATATAATTGACAACATAAATGCACTGAATGGTAATATGTTACTAATAAAATAGatagtaaagaaaaataataaatatattatacataagaATCATTACAAATGTCCTTTTGACCGTCTTACCAGGATCTACACTAAGCGCTGTCCCTCTTCCAAATAACACTTTGTAATAATTCTCACATGATACAGTTACTTTACAAGAACTGAGAAGGTTTCATAGATTAAAACTCACAGTGCTACAACTTTCTGGAATTAGACATTGGTAATAATATTCAAATTATCAAAATAAGGACATGTTCCAATAACTTAAACCAGTAAGTGCTCA
The DNA window shown above is from Spea bombifrons isolate aSpeBom1 chromosome 1, aSpeBom1.2.pri, whole genome shotgun sequence and carries:
- the LOC128498314 gene encoding T cell receptor alpha chain MC.7.G5-like, whose protein sequence is LFEVGDSTVLTSGYGKLIFGKGTQLSVIPKIENTRPSLYHLKADEQTDETPKAVCLATDFPSPDGEITAHVNTKEKNLTGSLMLDGSNKLWRYGAVLWDEDDLSKQLECKLQYNNDKIETEKYTDIEPHTCSLSEQDFITDERINKASLTVLGLRVLTAKAIVFNMIITLKLWSF